In Sciurus carolinensis chromosome 17, mSciCar1.2, whole genome shotgun sequence, one genomic interval encodes:
- the Fkbp8 gene encoding peptidyl-prolyl cis-trans isomerase FKBP8 isoform X2, with amino-acid sequence MASCAEPSESTAPPPSGVPPLEDFEVLDGVEDAEGEEEEEEEEDDDLSELPPLEDMGQSPLEEAEQPGALAREFLAAMEPEPAPAPAPEEWLDVLGNGLLRKKTLVPGPPGSSRPSKGQVVTVQLQMSLENGTRVQEEPELVFTLGDCDVIQALDLSVPLMDVGETAMVTADSKYCYGPQGRSPYIPPHAALCLEVTLKTAVDGPDLEMLTGQERVALANRKRECGNAHYQRADFVLAANSYDLAIKAITSSAKVDMTFEEEEQLLQLKVKCLNNLAASQLKLDHYRAALRSCSLVLEHQPDNIKALFRKGKVLAQQGEYSEAIPILRAALKLEPSNKTIHAELSKLVKKHAAQRSTETALYRKMLGNPSRLPAKCPGKGAWSIPWKWLFGATAVALGGVALSVVIAARN; translated from the exons ATGGCATCCTGTGCTGAGCCCTCGGAGTCCACTGCCCCACCGCCTTCTGGTGTCCCACCACTTGAAGACTTTGAGGTACTGGATGGGGTTGAGGATGCAGAgggtgaggaagaagaggaggaagaggaggatgatGACCTGAGTGAGCTGCCACCTCTCGAGGACATGGGACAGTCCCCTCTGGAGGAGGCTGAGCAACCTGGGGCGCTGGCCCGAGAATTCCTGGCTGCCATGGAGCCTGAACCTGCCCCAGCCCCGGCTCCAGAAGAGTGGCTGGACGTCCTGG GGAATGGGCTGTTGAGAAAGAAGACACTGGTCCCAGGCCCGCCTGGCTCAAGCCGACCATCCAAGGGGCAGGTGGTCACCGTGCAGTTGCAGATGTCGCTGGAGAACGGCACGCGGGTACAGGAGGAGCCGGAGCTGGTGTTCACCTTGGGCGACTGCGACGTCATCCag GCCCTGGACCTCAGTGTCCCGCTCATGGACGTGGGTGAGACAGCCATGGTCACTGCTGACTCCAAGTACTGCTACGGCCCCCAGGGCAG GAGCCCCTACATCCCCCCGCACGCGGCCCTGTGCCTGGAGGTCACCCTGAAGACGGCCGTGGACGGGCCTGACCTGGAGATGCTGACGGGGCAGGAGCGTGTGGCCCTGGCCAACCGGAAGCGGGAGTGTGGTAACGCCCACTACCAGCGAGCGGACTTCGTGCTGGCCGCCAACTCCTACGACCTTGCCATCAAGGCCATCACGTCCAGCGCCAAAG TGGACATGACTTtcgaggaggaggagcagctccTGCAGCTGAAGGTGAAGTGTCTGAACAACCTGGCGGCCTCGCAGCTGAAGTTGGACCATTACCGCGCCGCCCTGCGCTCCTGCAGCCTGGTGCTCGAGCACCAGCCCGACAACATCAAGGCGCTCTTCCGGAAGGGCAAG GTGCTGGCTCAGCAAGGCGAATATAGTGAGGCCATTCCCATCCTGAGGGCAGCCCTGAAGCTGGAACCTTCCAACAAG ACGATCCACGCGGAGCTGTCCAAGCTGGTGAAGAAGCACGCGGCTCAGCGCAGCACAGAGACGGCCCTCTACCGGAAAATGCTGGGCAACCCCAGCCGACTGCCAGCCAAGTGTCCCGGCAAGGGCGCCTGG TCCATCCCTTGGAAGTGGCTGTTCGGGGCGACTGCTGTTGCTCTGGGGGGCGTGGCACTCTCTGTGGTCATCGCTGCCAGGAACTGA
- the Fkbp8 gene encoding peptidyl-prolyl cis-trans isomerase FKBP8 isoform X1 — translation MASCAEPSESTAPPPSGVPPLEDFEVLDGVEDAEGEEEEEEEEDDDLSELPPLEDMGQSPLEEAEQPGALAREFLAAMEPEPAPAPAPEEWLDVLGNGLLRKKTLVPGPPGSSRPSKGQVVTVQLQMSLENGTRVQEEPELVFTLGDCDVIQALDLSVPLMDVGETAMVTADSKYCYGPQGSRSPYIPPHAALCLEVTLKTAVDGPDLEMLTGQERVALANRKRECGNAHYQRADFVLAANSYDLAIKAITSSAKVDMTFEEEEQLLQLKVKCLNNLAASQLKLDHYRAALRSCSLVLEHQPDNIKALFRKGKVLAQQGEYSEAIPILRAALKLEPSNKTIHAELSKLVKKHAAQRSTETALYRKMLGNPSRLPAKCPGKGAWSIPWKWLFGATAVALGGVALSVVIAARN, via the exons ATGGCATCCTGTGCTGAGCCCTCGGAGTCCACTGCCCCACCGCCTTCTGGTGTCCCACCACTTGAAGACTTTGAGGTACTGGATGGGGTTGAGGATGCAGAgggtgaggaagaagaggaggaagaggaggatgatGACCTGAGTGAGCTGCCACCTCTCGAGGACATGGGACAGTCCCCTCTGGAGGAGGCTGAGCAACCTGGGGCGCTGGCCCGAGAATTCCTGGCTGCCATGGAGCCTGAACCTGCCCCAGCCCCGGCTCCAGAAGAGTGGCTGGACGTCCTGG GGAATGGGCTGTTGAGAAAGAAGACACTGGTCCCAGGCCCGCCTGGCTCAAGCCGACCATCCAAGGGGCAGGTGGTCACCGTGCAGTTGCAGATGTCGCTGGAGAACGGCACGCGGGTACAGGAGGAGCCGGAGCTGGTGTTCACCTTGGGCGACTGCGACGTCATCCag GCCCTGGACCTCAGTGTCCCGCTCATGGACGTGGGTGAGACAGCCATGGTCACTGCTGACTCCAAGTACTGCTACGGCCCCCAGGGCAG CAGGAGCCCCTACATCCCCCCGCACGCGGCCCTGTGCCTGGAGGTCACCCTGAAGACGGCCGTGGACGGGCCTGACCTGGAGATGCTGACGGGGCAGGAGCGTGTGGCCCTGGCCAACCGGAAGCGGGAGTGTGGTAACGCCCACTACCAGCGAGCGGACTTCGTGCTGGCCGCCAACTCCTACGACCTTGCCATCAAGGCCATCACGTCCAGCGCCAAAG TGGACATGACTTtcgaggaggaggagcagctccTGCAGCTGAAGGTGAAGTGTCTGAACAACCTGGCGGCCTCGCAGCTGAAGTTGGACCATTACCGCGCCGCCCTGCGCTCCTGCAGCCTGGTGCTCGAGCACCAGCCCGACAACATCAAGGCGCTCTTCCGGAAGGGCAAG GTGCTGGCTCAGCAAGGCGAATATAGTGAGGCCATTCCCATCCTGAGGGCAGCCCTGAAGCTGGAACCTTCCAACAAG ACGATCCACGCGGAGCTGTCCAAGCTGGTGAAGAAGCACGCGGCTCAGCGCAGCACAGAGACGGCCCTCTACCGGAAAATGCTGGGCAACCCCAGCCGACTGCCAGCCAAGTGTCCCGGCAAGGGCGCCTGG TCCATCCCTTGGAAGTGGCTGTTCGGGGCGACTGCTGTTGCTCTGGGGGGCGTGGCACTCTCTGTGGTCATCGCTGCCAGGAACTGA